The window TCCCTCTCACAGCcgctccccttcccctcaggaGCCCCTGCCTCTCCTCAAAGCTGCCCCGGGGAAAACCCGCCCCTCTCCCTTCAGGAACCCCTGTCTCTCCTCAGAGTTGCCCCCGGGCGCTACAGCGGGCCCGGGGTCCTCCCCTCGACACTCGGCTTCAGCCCAGGCTCACCTTGGCCGTCTTGATGATTTCAGTAAAGTTGTCCATGATGGACTTGACGTCATCCTTGAGGCGCTTGTTGTAGGACTGCAACAGGGTCTCTTTGCTCTGCGGCAGCACCCGCTGCTGCGCCATGGCGGcccgcgcccccctcccctccttctcgATCCCGCGGGCCCCGCCCCTTCGCGCGCGACGCCGCCGTCCTCTCGCGAGACGTCGCACCGCTCTCTCGCGAGACGTGGCGCCGCATAGATATTTCCCAGCATGCGCCGCTCCGCCTTTCTCTTCCTCAGTCCAAGATGGTGAgtggcggcgggcgcggagcgggaGCCGGGGACATCCGCCGCCATCCGCCTCCATCGCTGGGCCGCGGCCCGGCGGGGAGCGCCGACCGGGTGCTCGGTGGCCCCGGGAGGGCGGTGGAGGGGTGTTTCGCGCCCGGTTTGCGGGGCCCGGCGCCCGTCCCGGCAAGGCCGGGTCTGGGCCTATCGGGCTGCGCGGTGCCCGCGGGGAAGAGGGCTGCGCGGCCGGGCCGCAGCGCTTTTCTCGGTGTAGGGTGGGCGGATCCCGGGCCGGGCTCGGTGGCCGGTAATCCGCCGTGGGGGTGTcggggggcgcggggctggggagaggcggCCGCTCCTTGGGCGATTGTCGGCCGGCTGAGGAGAGAACAACGCGGTTTTAAACGGTCTCGCTCTCCGGGAGGTTCATAAACGTTCTGAAGTCGCAGGGAAGGGTTTGACCTCGCTGGAGGAgcgaggcagggctgggaggctgcCGGCGGGGGAGATGCATTTCCCGGGtgcactgaaatttttttaagttatacgAGCGTcggaagcaaaagaaagaagagtgtgttttttattttcagccGAAAGGAAAGAAGGCCAAGGGCAAGAAGGTGGCACCGGCCCCTGCTGTAGTCaagaagcaggaggccaagaaggTTGTCAACCCCCTCTTTGAGAAGAGGCCCAAGAACTTTGGCATTGGTGAGTAGGTGGATATTGGGCTCCTCGCTCAAGACTGTCTTGGTTTATAGGCAGATGTCTCAATTTTATTAATAAAGGTGTGGAGGGTAGAGTGTGATGGAGGCAGTTGCCTTGCAATTAAGAGCTGTCCTTCATTAGGTATACGGAGGTGGATATGGACAATCTGCTGAATTTCCCGTATTCCAAAGATTCATTATATGAGTCTGTTGTGATGAATCTTGCCGTTTCCCACGTAGTGTGGTGAATCCGTTCAGACTCCGTAGTGCCATTTTTGCACGGCGTGCAGATGATGTGAAAGAATATTTGCTATCAGAGTGATGATGTGCTGACACACAACCACCAAGATCACTGATGCACCCGTGCCTGTTCCGTGCTGTTCCTCTGCGGGTTTGGAACAGCTTTGAGTTCAAGTCTGTGTTTTTTAGGACAGGATATCCAGCCGAAGCGTGATCTCACCCGTTTTGTGAAATGGCCGCGCTACATCAGGCTGCAGCGCCAGAGGTCCATTCTCTACAAACGCTTGAAGGTGCCTCCTGCCATTAACCAGTTCACGCAGGCTTTGGACCGCCAGACAGGTAAGGATGTGCTCCACAGAGTTCTCTTGACTTGGGTCCTTAATGGGATATGCctcagaagaggaaagaaatcaaaataagacTTAATGGGAAGTGTCTTCAGAAGCATTTTACAGAGGCTTTAATAGTCTGTCTGAGTTTGCTGGTTTAAGTCTTCATAGCTGCTGTGTACTTCACAAAGGGGTTTAGAAGATGCCAAAGCTCCCACTTAATGACCCAAACCCAGAGTTATCTTAACTGTATGTTTCCATCAGAGTCCATTTTTCTGGTTTGATGTAGAACATGGAGGCTTCTTCTAACTGTGTAAACAGATAGTCTGAGAAGTCTGTGTGAGTGCGGGCTTTGGGGGGAAGCCAGCATCATGGAatttgtcagagttggaaagggacctctagagatccagtccaactcccctgctaaagcagggttgcccagagcatgttactcaggactgcatccaggtgggtcttgaggatctccagagtaagggactccacaccctccctgggcagcctgttccagggctctggcaccctcaccggaaagaagtttctcctcatatttgaatggaacttcccacgttccagcttgtgcccgttgcccctcatcctgtcactgggaaccactgaaaagagtctggctccctcctccttcagcccaccctttaggtacttgtaagcattaataaggtctcccctcagccttcttttctccaggctaaagagtcccagctctctcagcctttcctcatcacggagatgctccaatccctccatcatctttgttgccctacgctggactctctccagcaggcTGACACTGAAACAGGGGGAAAAGGGACTTCAGGGTCTTCTGTGAATGAGTAAATAGTCTTTTTCCAGGCGACAGTGTCCCTGCAAGAAACTTTCAACCTCTCTAGAGTAACTCCCCTGTAGATGTTGCCAAACAAGTTGGTTTAGAGGAGAAAGTGCATCACCTTTAACCATAATTGCTGTTGAGGGGTCCACAGGTGTTTCCTCATCCAGACAGTGCAGGAGCTCTCCTTGCCAGCAGAGGTAAATATGGGCTCTGGAGGGGCTCCGCTGGCTCTGCTCTCGTGCTGTGCAAATGATGCTAACTTTTTGCTGTCTAAATACACTTGATGACAACCACCAAGATCGCTGATgcacttcagtattttaaaaagtaatgcttAGATTTTCAGGCGATGCAACTAACTAACTAGTAGGTGTTCTCTCCCAGCTACGCAGCTTCTGAAGCTGGCACACAAATACAGGCCAGAAAATAAGCAAGAGAAGAAGCAGAGGCTACTGGCTCGTGCCGAGCAGaaagctgcaggaaagggagatgCTCCGACCAAGCGGCCACCGGTCCTCCGAGCAGGTAATTTCGTATATGGACTTGGCTGCTTGCATATGTGGGAATGTGGTACTTGTGACGGGAAGAGTTGGTGCTCAGCTCCAGACAGACAGGATTGGACAAGCTATTGCAATGATGTATGAATTTCTTCACCTGAGCTCAAAGTGAAGAGCAAAACAGACGAGCTTTTTAACCCTGAGCTTTAGCAAATTGTCCATGGAGTGTCTTCTCTGTGCCCCTGAAGAGACGTGAAAAGTTTTCATAACTTTCATAATGAAGCTGCGCTGTGGAATCTGAGCTGGTTGTACGAGGCTTACATGAAAGCTCTGAAAATAGACTGAGCGGAATCAACACTTATCTATAACTTGTTTTTCAGGTATTAACAGTGTCACAACTCTGGTAGAGAACAAGAAAGCTCAGCTTGTGGTTATTGCCCACGATGTAGACCCCATTGAGGTAAGTGTACTCGCTGGTGCATGTTCCAGGCTACCCGTGTAACTTAAGCTGAGGTCAGAGCTGGGCTTGgggtgaaaatgcattttatgacATTTATTGTGTGAAAAGAGAAGGCATAAAAAGACTTATTTACCTGTACGTGTTCATAGTTGTCCTGGCATTACAATGAGGCTTGGCCCTTGCAATGATGTATGAATTTCTTCACCTGAATCAACAATGAAGAACAAAACGAGCTTTTTAACACTGAGCAATTGCCACAGCCCAGCCCGATCCAAAGAATTAAAAAGATGTCCTCCCTCAGTTATACAGCatgcttcctttcttttcagctggTGGTCTTCTTGCCAGCTCTGTGCCGCAAGATGGGAGTGCCATACTGCGTCATCAAGGGCAAAGCCCGACTGGGGCGACTGGTCCACAGGAAAACTTGTACCTGTGTTGCTTTCACCCAGGTTAACCCGTAAGTATTCTGTGTGCCGACTGGACTCGCTGCAGTGGAGAAAACAAACTGCTCAAGGGCACAGACTCACAGATGGATAGCAAACTTGGGTCTCTAGTTTAAAGTAGTAAAACTAAAATACTACCTTTATAATGTCTAATATAGATGTCCTTTTGTATGAAGGGTTCTATTGGATCCTGAAGATACACATTACTTTGTTTTACCAAAATGGatagtttcctttaaaatacgTAAATGAAACTATTAACCTTAGTCTGAGCAATGGGAATGCAAGTTTGTAAAGCATTGGTGGTTGGTGTGATTAACCCTTTGTCAGTGATGCTTACGCTTAACCAGAAAAATCACATTGCCACCGTGAGCTCTTAAATCCCGGGGCAAAAAATTTAT of the Numenius arquata chromosome 19, bNumArq3.hap1.1, whole genome shotgun sequence genome contains:
- the RPL7A gene encoding large ribosomal subunit protein eL8, encoding MPKGKKAKGKKVAPAPAVVKKQEAKKVVNPLFEKRPKNFGIGQDIQPKRDLTRFVKWPRYIRLQRQRSILYKRLKVPPAINQFTQALDRQTATQLLKLAHKYRPENKQEKKQRLLARAEQKAAGKGDAPTKRPPVLRAGINSVTTLVENKKAQLVVIAHDVDPIELVVFLPALCRKMGVPYCVIKGKARLGRLVHRKTCTCVAFTQVNPEDKGALAKLVEAVKTNYNDRYDEIRRHWGGNVLGPKSVARIAKLEKAKAKELATKLG